TTTCCTGGAGCTGGCTTGGAGCCGCAGCTGCAAGGACAGAGACCATTGAACTGGGACCCGGAGTTACATGCCCTATTCTGCGCTATAACCCGGCAATTATTGCCCAGGCAGCAGCAACTGTCTCTTCTCTGGCTGGAGGCAGGACCTACCTTGGAGTCGGGACCGGGGAAGCGCTCAATGAATATCCGGTAACCTTCGAATGGCCGGCTTTTAGAGAGCGCCAGGCAATGATGATAGAAGCCGTACAGCTTATCCGCAGCCTGTGGACAGGAGAAAAAGTAGATTTTCAAGGGTGCTATTATCGGACAAAGCAGGCTAAACTTTATACCCTGCCCAAAAATGAGATTCCTATTTACATTTCTTCCCTTGTTCCGGAAAGCGCCTATCTTGCCGGGTATTATGGAGACGGCCTCATTACCGTAGGAGGGTCTCTTGAGATACCGGAATATGAAAGGATGCTCTCTGAGGTCAGAAGAGGGGCTACTGATGCAGGCAGAGATTTTGAGAAGATGCCAAAAGCCGTGGAGCTTTTTGTGGAGTATACAGATGATACCGAAAAAGTGGTTGAAAGCTTTAAAAAATACTGGG
This window of the Methanosarcina mazei S-6 genome carries:
- a CDS encoding TIGR03557 family F420-dependent LLM class oxidoreductase, producing MLKIGYKIGAEQFLPSEMLEQAIVAEKNGFESIDVSDHFHPWSEEGQACFSWSWLGAAAARTETIELGPGVTCPILRYNPAIIAQAAATVSSLAGGRTYLGVGTGEALNEYPVTFEWPAFRERQAMMIEAVQLIRSLWTGEKVDFQGCYYRTKQAKLYTLPKNEIPIYISSLVPESAYLAGYYGDGLITVGGSLEIPEYERMLSEVRRGATDAGRDFEKMPKAVELFVEYTDDTEKVVESFKKYWAGAMIPALFLNKIYTPAMSAQNGKVVGRDTIQKSVCISGDPEKHIEYVKQYIDAGFTHFYFHSAAGDQIDFLERYGKDVLPALKKMG